Proteins from one Mercurialis annua linkage group LG7, ddMerAnnu1.2, whole genome shotgun sequence genomic window:
- the LOC130014797 gene encoding uncharacterized protein LOC130014797, producing the protein MSSASVAQPFFQQQRPVFTPSAGYSQPAASFGGQRGRGSGGRGFGGRGNGGRGSGSYSSSQAPQQGQGQARVFALTPQDARASNAVVQDPSTVRASESTQG; encoded by the exons atgtcatcggctagtgttgctcagccgttctttcagcagcagaggcccgttttcactccttcggcagggtattctcaacctgccgcttcgtttggtggccagcggggccgtggttcaggagggcgtggttttggtggccgtgggaacggtggtagaggctcgggtagttacagttcttctcaggcaccgcagcagggacagggtcaggccagagtatttgctctgactcctcaggatgctcgtgcatcaaacgccgtggtgcaag acccgtcgactgttcgtgcttcggagtctacgcagggttag